The Mercurialis annua linkage group LG8, ddMerAnnu1.2, whole genome shotgun sequence genome window below encodes:
- the LOC126661498 gene encoding classical arabinogalactan protein 1-like, with translation MAYSNTLFLVLTVAFLIGSAVGQSPSPSPSKSPVASPPRKAAAPTPTPAVKPPSSAPVTSPVTAPTPSTVESPPTPSAASPSPFVPPSTISIPPSEAPGPAQNGAVLNRFSVSGFVVVGLLSAVLAF, from the coding sequence aTGGCTTACTCCAACACTCTTTTCTTGGTGCTAACTGTCGCGTTTCTTATCGGATCCGCCGTGGGACAATCTCCGTCGCCATCTCCATCAAAATCTCCGGTAGCTTCTCCTCCACGTAAAGCAGCTGCTCCTACACCAACTCCGGCTGTTAAACCACCGTCATCTGCACCGGTGACTTCCCCGGTGACTGCACCTACTCCGTCCACCGTTGAGTCACCACCGACGCCTTCTGCTGCTTCTCCATCTCCGTTTGTTCCTCCTTCTACTATCTCCATTCCTCCTTCTGAAGCTCCCGGACCGGCACAGAACGGCGCCGTTTTGAACAGATTCTCTGTGTCTGGATTTGTTGTCGTTGGATTATTGAGTGCCGTTTTAGCCTTTTAA
- the LOC126660683 gene encoding bifunctional riboflavin biosynthesis protein RIBA 1, chloroplastic, with protein MASINPSTTIRTALPCSFGRRNFKLFNGLHGVTWLSANGSTSGSKSSLSIKSVPNTQAALVSEEGDLLSYSGRNNGAANGALIDNDSVGIKLQPDAVAFATLAADTAPMPNGFPVDDEEYDLDRPTQGFSSIPQAIEDIRQGKMVVVVDDEDRENEGDLIMPAQLATPEAMAFIVKHGTGIVCVSMAGEYLDRLQLPLMVTQNENDEKLRTAFTVTVDAKHGTTTGVSAQDRATTVLALASKDSKPEDFNRPGHIFPLRYREGGVLKRAGHTEAAVDLSVLAGFEPVGVLCEIVDDDGSMARLPKLRQFAEQQNLKIISIADLIRYKRKREKLVDCSSAARIPTMWGPFTAYCYRSILDGIEHIAMVKGEIGDGQDILVRVHSECLTGDIFGSARCDCGNQLALAMQQIEAAGRGVLVYLRGHEGRGIGLGHKLNAYNLQDAGRDTVEANEDLGLPVDSREYGIGAQILQLLGVRTMKLMTNNPAKYIGLKGYGLSVVGRVPLLTTITKENKKYLETKRAKMGHIYGVEFNGRLSNLITNSLVDTTASDASSNR; from the exons atggCTTCCATTAACCCTTCAACAACAATTAGAACAGCTCTACCGTGTTCCTT TGGAAGGAGGAACTTTAAATTATTCAATGGGTTACATGGAGTTACTTGGCTTTCAGCAAATGGGAGCACGTCGGGTTCCAAATCTTCTTTAAGTATTAAGAGTGTCCCCAATACTCAAGCTGCTTTAGTATCGGAAGAAGGTGATCTACTGTCGTATTCCGGTAGAAATAATGGTGCAGCAAATGGGGCTTTGATTGATAATGATTCAGTTGGAATTAAGTTGCAGCCTGATGCGGTAGCATTTGCAACTTTGGCAGCGGATACTGCTCCTATGCCCAATGGTTTTCCTGTTGATGATGAAGAGTATGATTTGGATCGTCCTACACAAGGTTTTTCCTCCATTCCTCAGGCCATTGAAGATATTCGTCAAGGAAAG ATGGTAGTGGTGGTAGATGATGAAGATAGAGAAAATGAAGGGGATCTTATTATGCCAGCACAATTAGCGACACCTGAAGCTATGGCTTTCATTGTCAAGCATGGTACCGGAATAGTATGTGTCAGCATGGCAGGGGAATATCTTGACAGGTTACAACTCCCTTTGATGGTAACCCAAAacgaaaatgatgaaaaacTTCGTACTGCATTCACGGTGACAGTG GACGCTAAACATGGTACAACCACAGGAGTTTCAGCTCAGGACAGGGCAACAACGGTTTTAGCTCTTGCATCTAAAGATTCAAAACCTGAGGACTTCAACCGACCTGGCCACATTTTCCCGCTGAGGTACAGAGAGGGTGGTGTTCTGAAAAGAGCTGGACATACAGAAGCTGCTGTTGATCTTTCTGTTCTAGCTGGATTTGAGCCTGTTGGAGTTCTGTGTGAGATTGTGGATGATGATGGCTCCATGGCTAGGTTGCCAAAGCTTCGTCAATTTGCAGAACAGCagaatttgaaaattatatCTATTGCTGATTTAATCAG GTATAAGAGGAAGAGAGAAAAGTTAGTAGATTGTTCTTCTGCTGCTAGGATTCCGACAATGTGGGGCCCGTTTACAGCCTACTGTTATAGATCCATCTTGGATGGCATTGAACATATTGCTATGGTTAAG GGTGAGATTGGAGATGGGCAGGATATTCTCGTGAGGGTACATTCGGAATGCCTTACGGGGGATATATTTGGGTCTGCTAGATGTGACTGTGGGAACCAGCTGGCTCTTGCAATGCAGCAGATTGAGGCTGCTGGCCGAGGTGTATTAGTCTATCTTCGTGGGCATGAAGGAAGAGGCATTGGCTTAGGCCACAAGCTTAATGCTTACAACCTACAGGATGCTGGGCGTGATACAGTTGAAGCAAATGAAGATCTCGGTTTGCCTGTTGATTCACGAGAATATGGCATTGGTGCTCAG ATATTACAGTTACTGGGTGTCCGAACAATGAAATTGATGACAAACAACCCCGCCAAGTACATTGGTCTCAAGGGTTACGGTTTGTCGGTTGTAGGTAGGGTTCCACTATTAACAACTATCACAAAGGAAAACAAGAAGTATTTAGAAACTAAACGTGCGAAAATGGGCCATATCTACGGAGTCGAATTCAACGGCCGCTTAAGCAATCTCATCACTAATTCCCTGGTTGATACTACTGCTTCAGATGCTTCTTCTAATAGATAA
- the LOC126661499 gene encoding lysine-rich arabinogalactan protein 19-like — translation MAHLNVAVSIVLVALLFTSTFAQSPAPSPASSPKVSPSPSASSPPPSSTTAPMSAPPPAETTTPPAQAPKTSTTTPAPTPAKVQSPPSPPPSEASPPASVISSPPADAPGPGVNGAVLNRIYGAGTVAFGLFAAVLVMLTKVSEYVGGGYSVITVIVMDYAYLLAMAKANQVFIGIVTKYF, via the exons ATGGCCCACCTCAACGTCGCCGTTTCGATCGTTCTTGTTGCATTACTCTTCACTTCCACCTTCGCTCAATCTCCTGCACCCTCACCGGCTTCTTCTCCTAAGGTTTCTCCATCTCCGTCTGCATCATCACCGCCACCATCCTCCACCACCGCTCCTATGTCTGCTCCACCACCGGCAGAAACAACCACTCCACCCGCTCAAGCTCCAAAGACCAGTACTACTACTCCAGCACCGACTCCGGCTAAGGTTCAGTCTCCTCCTTCTCCGCCACCTTCAGAGGCTTCTCCTCCTGCTTCCGTTATCTCATCCCCGCCGGCTGACGCTCCAGGTCCTGGAGTAAACGGTGCCGTGTTGAATAGAATTTATGGTGCTGGAACTGTTGCTTTTGGTCTCTTCGCTGCCGTTTTGGTCAT GTTGACTAAGGTCAGTGAGTATGTTGGTGGTGGTTATTCTGTTATTACGGTTATTGTTATGGATTAtg CTTACCTATTGGCTATGGCTAAAGCAAACCAAGTGTTTATTGGTATAGTGACTAAATATTTCTAG